The Streptomyces sp. TG1A-8 genome has a window encoding:
- a CDS encoding transcriptional regulator, which yields MTERRPATDAEAKALASALRLRILRICLGEAHTNKEIATILGCAPASVLHHIRTLVRTGFLEAQEERRGARGAREIPYLATRKSWQLDAPAQDRSMLDAFLEELALAPAAEVDSIRLGLRLPSAEMEEFRIRLRALIDEFAARPDDPTAPAWSLFMVVHPDPNRP from the coding sequence ATGACCGAACGTCGGCCGGCAACCGACGCGGAGGCGAAGGCACTCGCCTCCGCGCTCCGCCTGCGCATCCTGCGCATTTGCCTCGGCGAGGCGCACACCAACAAGGAGATCGCGACGATCCTTGGCTGTGCTCCTGCCAGCGTGCTGCACCACATCAGGACGCTCGTACGCACCGGTTTTCTGGAGGCCCAGGAGGAGCGACGTGGTGCGCGTGGCGCACGGGAAATTCCCTATCTGGCGACGCGAAAGTCCTGGCAACTTGATGCGCCCGCGCAGGACCGGTCAATGCTCGACGCGTTCCTGGAGGAGCTGGCGTTGGCGCCCGCGGCCGAGGTCGACAGCATCCGGCTCGGGCTGCGCCTGCCGTCGGCGGAGATGGAGGAGTTCCGGATCCGGCTCCGCGCCCTGATCGACGAGTTCGCCGCCCGCCCGGACGACCCGACCGCGCCCGCCTGGTCGCTCTTCATGGTGGTGCACCCCGACCCGAACCGGCCCTGA
- a CDS encoding transposase gives MDTHKDVHAAAVITMPGATLDGRSFPATARGYRQLLAWAPSFGVVRRAGVECTGSHGAALTRHLHAEGIEVTEVNQPDKAARRRHGKTDAVDAEAAAHAVLSGHTTATARTSEGPVEMLRLFKLAKGSVNRPGFGRDLRLWV, from the coding sequence GTGGACACCCACAAGGACGTTCACGCCGCGGCTGTCATCACCATGCCCGGTGCCACCCTGGACGGCCGGAGCTTCCCGGCGACCGCGCGGGGATACCGTCAACTCCTCGCTTGGGCCCCCTCGTTCGGAGTGGTGCGACGTGCCGGCGTCGAGTGCACCGGCTCCCACGGGGCGGCCTTGACCCGCCACCTGCACGCCGAGGGGATCGAGGTCACGGAGGTCAACCAGCCGGACAAGGCCGCCCGCCGACGCCACGGCAAGACCGACGCCGTCGACGCCGAAGCCGCCGCCCACGCCGTGCTGTCCGGGCACACCACTGCCACGGCCAGGACGAGCGAGGGCCCGGTGGAGATGCTGCGGCTGTTCAAACTCGCCAAGGGATCCGTGAACCGCCCCGGGTTCGGTAGAGATCTCAGATTGTGGGTGTGA
- a CDS encoding MFS transporter, translating to MIVTEPSPGRPAPRGGLWRHADFRRLWVGETVSQFGTMVSQLALPLVAILVLHASTWQVGVLTACETAAFVAVGLPAGAWVERMRFRWVLIVNDLVRAALLAWVPVAQLLGVLTIEQLYVIALACGVSTVFFDVAYQSYLPQLIDRELLVEGNAKLQASESLSQIAGPSLGGALIQALTAPYAVLVDAVSFLWSAACVTRVEVRPPRPERSSDPNLLREIRDGLRFVLGNRILRAVAMCTSTANLFGSVISAVFYVLLVRELRLSPGVIGLLTSTAAVGGLIGALVAGRFAAKVGQGPAIWIAIAVAGPCALVTPFVQRDWTVGLLAVAQIAMWMGIVVYNINQLSFRQALCPPGLLGRMNATMRFLVWGTMPFGALLGGLLGSTIGVRATLLAGAVGQSLTFLPVFLSPLRRMRELPSYAE from the coding sequence ATGATTGTCACCGAGCCCTCGCCCGGCCGCCCCGCCCCCCGCGGCGGACTGTGGCGGCATGCTGACTTCCGTCGACTGTGGGTCGGTGAGACGGTCAGCCAGTTCGGGACAATGGTCAGCCAGTTGGCGCTTCCTCTCGTTGCCATCCTGGTGCTGCACGCCAGTACCTGGCAGGTCGGGGTTCTGACGGCGTGCGAGACCGCGGCGTTCGTGGCAGTGGGCTTGCCGGCCGGCGCGTGGGTTGAGCGGATGCGCTTCCGCTGGGTGCTGATCGTCAACGACCTGGTTAGGGCTGCCCTGCTGGCCTGGGTCCCGGTGGCTCAGCTCCTAGGGGTGCTAACGATCGAGCAGTTGTACGTGATCGCGCTCGCCTGCGGGGTCAGCACGGTCTTCTTCGACGTCGCCTACCAGTCCTACCTGCCCCAGCTGATCGACCGAGAGCTGCTGGTAGAGGGCAACGCGAAGCTCCAGGCCAGCGAGTCACTCAGTCAGATCGCGGGTCCGAGCCTCGGCGGCGCGCTGATCCAGGCGCTCACCGCGCCCTATGCGGTACTCGTCGACGCGGTGAGCTTCCTGTGGTCGGCCGCGTGCGTGACGCGGGTCGAGGTTCGGCCGCCGCGCCCCGAGCGCAGCTCCGACCCCAACCTGCTGCGGGAGATCCGCGACGGTCTGCGGTTCGTGCTCGGTAACCGGATACTCCGCGCCGTCGCCATGTGCACCAGCACGGCCAACCTCTTCGGTTCGGTGATCTCTGCTGTCTTCTACGTGCTGCTCGTCCGCGAACTGCGGCTCTCTCCGGGCGTCATCGGCCTGCTCACCTCGACCGCGGCGGTGGGTGGCCTGATCGGTGCCCTGGTGGCCGGACGGTTCGCGGCGAAGGTTGGCCAGGGCCCGGCCATCTGGATTGCGATCGCGGTCGCCGGACCGTGCGCGCTGGTCACACCGTTCGTACAGCGCGACTGGACGGTGGGGCTGCTCGCGGTCGCACAGATCGCCATGTGGATGGGCATCGTGGTCTACAACATCAACCAGCTCAGCTTCCGGCAGGCGCTGTGCCCGCCCGGGCTTCTCGGTCGGATGAATGCGACGATGCGGTTCCTGGTCTGGGGCACGATGCCCTTCGGTGCGCTGCTGGGCGGCCTGCTCGGCTCCACGATCGGCGTCCGCGCCACGCTGCTGGCCGGGGCGGTCGGCCAGTCACTCACCTTCCTGCCCGTTTTCCTCTCGCCGCTGCGCCGGATGCGCGAACTGCCGTCCTACGCCGAGTAG
- a CDS encoding transposase, with translation MEALDATGPATAARHTLRLLARRIQHPTEEIDNLNQRITEAVKASSSGLPDVRGVGPDSAAALLIAAGDNPERLTSETSFAALCDTSPVEASSGKTQRRRLNRGGDRQANAALYRIVLSRLRWGDRTRN, from the coding sequence CTGGAAGCTCTGGACGCGACCGGGCCTGCCACAGCTGCCCGGCACACCCTGCGTCTGCTGGCCCGCCGAATCCAGCACCCGACCGAAGAGATCGACAACCTGAACCAGCGGATAACCGAGGCCGTCAAGGCGAGTTCGTCCGGTCTGCCCGACGTACGCGGCGTCGGCCCGGACAGCGCCGCAGCCCTGCTCATCGCCGCAGGTGACAACCCTGAACGCCTCACCAGCGAGACATCCTTCGCTGCCTTGTGCGACACCAGCCCGGTCGAAGCGTCCTCCGGCAAGACCCAGCGCCGCAGACTCAACCGCGGCGGCGACCGCCAGGCCAACGCCGCCCTCTACCGGATCGTCCTCAGCCGCCTGCGCTGGGGCGACCGCACCCGGAACTAA
- a CDS encoding GNAT family N-acetyltransferase, which yields MLLRDVEYGDVDAYVQMRCDPVMMAELGGPLPCEGMEAKVQRDVQRVAADTGWTKMIVLDEAEPDVVAGTVTLWPHDADGERISEIGWMVLPEYQGRGLGKQGVRTLLELARDDGRWGLIHAFPATTNAPSNSICRALGFRFLGKQDVPFAGRVLHTNHWAIDPRTDLT from the coding sequence ATGCTGTTACGTGATGTTGAGTACGGCGACGTCGACGCCTACGTCCAGATGCGATGCGACCCGGTCATGATGGCCGAGCTGGGCGGGCCGCTGCCTTGCGAGGGCATGGAGGCGAAGGTCCAGCGTGATGTTCAACGGGTGGCAGCGGACACCGGCTGGACAAAGATGATCGTGCTCGATGAGGCCGAGCCGGACGTGGTCGCAGGCACCGTGACCTTGTGGCCCCACGACGCAGACGGCGAGCGCATCTCCGAGATCGGCTGGATGGTGCTGCCGGAGTACCAGGGACGGGGACTCGGAAAGCAGGGCGTCCGCACGCTGCTAGAGCTGGCCCGCGACGACGGCCGGTGGGGACTGATCCACGCATTCCCCGCAACAACCAACGCCCCGTCCAACAGCATCTGCCGCGCCCTCGGCTTCCGATTCCTGGGCAAGCAAGACGTGCCCTTCGCCGGTCGAGTCCTGCACACCAACCACTGGGCTATCGACCCTCGCACCGACCTGACCTAA
- a CDS encoding phage/plasmid primase, P4 family, whose amino-acid sequence MTSPRPEALFEFNPEAVAAQIRAQTPTAVPRPAQTEAHPTPPGEATANGLLPDTLSDRGNAKLFVKLYANDYRHVPGIGWYRWDTTRWQIDEDDTVLWAAGDLAENIATHDPRGVFTTTALQQHRRRALSTTGINALLTQAKSAPGMVLNAALLDADPYALCTPDGVVDLRTGLIKIPDPNKDFHSRSTTVGPQLLPTPRWVRFLTDTFGDDTEGQEMISYLQLLLGYSVTGDVGGQVLPFLFGSGKNGKSVLLDVLMKLLGDYADAAPPGFLMARPYEGHPTDLAELHGRRVIVCSEVKPGDKFDEARVKLLTGGDRIKARRMRQDFFSFAPTHKLWLLGNHRPEVGTGGFAFWRRMRLIPFERVVPDHRKIDNLADILVTEEGPGILGWLIDGARRYLAGDRDLTGPERVRIATTAYAETEDHTGRFYEECCTLSPDLRAEQTALYAAYKTWCHNEGAPVMSSRAFASRTRELVGLASPKEMILSNQRKHYPGIGLLTDDERDAGR is encoded by the coding sequence ATGACTTCGCCCCGACCCGAAGCCCTCTTCGAATTCAACCCCGAAGCCGTCGCCGCCCAGATCCGAGCCCAGACCCCCACTGCCGTACCGCGCCCCGCCCAGACCGAAGCCCACCCGACCCCGCCCGGCGAAGCGACCGCGAACGGGCTGCTGCCCGATACCCTCTCCGACCGCGGCAACGCCAAGCTCTTCGTCAAGCTGTACGCCAACGATTACCGGCACGTCCCCGGTATCGGCTGGTACCGCTGGGACACCACTCGCTGGCAGATCGACGAAGACGACACCGTCCTGTGGGCTGCTGGCGACCTCGCCGAGAACATCGCCACCCACGACCCCCGCGGTGTGTTCACCACCACCGCCCTGCAACAGCACCGCCGCCGCGCCCTGTCCACCACGGGCATCAACGCCCTCCTCACCCAGGCCAAATCCGCCCCAGGGATGGTCCTCAACGCGGCCCTGCTGGACGCCGACCCCTACGCCCTGTGCACTCCCGACGGTGTCGTCGACCTGCGCACGGGCCTCATCAAGATCCCCGACCCGAACAAGGACTTCCACTCCCGCTCCACCACCGTCGGCCCCCAGCTTTTGCCCACCCCGCGCTGGGTACGCTTCCTGACCGACACCTTCGGTGACGACACCGAAGGCCAGGAGATGATCTCCTACCTGCAACTCCTGCTCGGCTACTCCGTCACCGGCGACGTCGGCGGCCAAGTTCTGCCCTTCCTCTTCGGTTCCGGCAAGAACGGCAAATCCGTCCTACTGGACGTCCTGATGAAACTCCTCGGTGACTATGCCGACGCCGCCCCGCCCGGCTTCCTCATGGCCCGCCCCTACGAAGGCCACCCCACCGACCTCGCCGAACTCCACGGCCGCCGCGTCATCGTCTGCTCCGAAGTCAAGCCCGGCGACAAATTCGACGAAGCCCGCGTCAAACTCCTCACCGGCGGCGACCGCATCAAAGCCCGCCGCATGCGCCAGGATTTCTTCAGTTTCGCCCCCACCCACAAACTCTGGCTCCTGGGCAACCACCGCCCCGAAGTCGGCACCGGCGGCTTCGCGTTCTGGCGCCGCATGCGCCTGATCCCCTTCGAACGAGTCGTCCCCGATCACCGCAAAATCGACAATCTCGCCGACATCCTCGTTACCGAAGAAGGCCCCGGCATCCTCGGCTGGCTCATTGACGGCGCCCGCCGCTACCTCGCCGGCGACCGCGACCTCACCGGCCCCGAACGCGTACGCATCGCCACCACCGCCTACGCCGAGACCGAGGACCACACCGGCCGCTTCTACGAGGAATGCTGCACCCTCAGCCCTGACCTACGCGCCGAACAGACCGCGCTCTACGCCGCCTACAAAACCTGGTGCCACAATGAAGGAGCACCCGTCATGTCCTCCCGCGCGTTCGCCTCCCGCACCAGGGAACTCGTGGGACTGGCCTCGCCCAAAGAAATGATCCTGTCCAACCAGCGCAAGCACTACCCGGGCATCGGACTGCTCACCGACGACGAAAGGGACGCCGGCCGATGA
- a CDS encoding DUF6009 family protein: MSSLITEDEISHETDLVWLEDINQLDYVRQSLDRLPTRKGKPAYHRDGRMIGYALLGPDAKASRASGTFRRRVFWLLPHDRDSQPNGLYAKSAPAEAIDPRTLAARVKGYKTERSEGGPPSTAMQELGITLPL, translated from the coding sequence ATGAGTTCCCTGATCACCGAGGACGAGATCAGCCACGAAACCGACCTGGTCTGGCTCGAAGACATCAACCAGCTCGACTACGTCCGCCAAAGCCTGGACCGGCTACCCACCCGCAAAGGCAAACCCGCCTACCACCGCGACGGCCGCATGATTGGCTACGCCCTCCTCGGCCCCGACGCCAAAGCCTCCCGCGCCTCCGGCACCTTCCGCCGACGCGTCTTTTGGCTGCTACCCCACGACCGCGACAGCCAGCCCAACGGCCTGTACGCCAAAAGCGCGCCCGCCGAAGCCATCGATCCCCGAACCCTCGCCGCACGCGTCAAGGGCTACAAAACCGAACGCTCCGAAGGCGGCCCGCCCTCCACCGCCATGCAGGAACTCGGCATAACTCTCCCCCTGTGA
- a CDS encoding bifunctional DNA primase/polymerase → MAAASWFARQGWPVHPLAPGRKTPAANCNDCRTQVHPPTQCPCLPAGRWCHGFHAATLDQDRIQQWWGTHPHFGIGVSCGPARLIVIDIDAHPAQPPARNRILPGIPIADHVDLTGLANGFHTLAVLAALRGQPSPADDATTLRVRTPSGGLHVWYRAADNRRWQSSVGSSPGRALAWQVDIRAHGSYIVAPGTTTSHGTYTAIGDAREPAPLPPWLAQELERTGHLPAPMTPVSKPVPPRAQQAVLAAGGSSRSEHVLSTVLALVKACGQVPEGAGFSDTLNRAAYTLGGLIAAGRLSRTEAVQALQETAAAARPGQERRIQQIIHSGLAAGLKRPLHASGRRP, encoded by the coding sequence ATGGCCGCCGCCTCCTGGTTCGCCCGCCAGGGCTGGCCCGTCCACCCGCTAGCCCCGGGGCGTAAGACACCCGCCGCCAACTGCAACGACTGCCGAACGCAAGTACACCCACCTACCCAATGCCCCTGCCTCCCCGCAGGCCGCTGGTGTCACGGCTTCCACGCTGCCACCCTCGATCAGGACCGGATCCAGCAGTGGTGGGGCACGCACCCGCATTTCGGCATCGGTGTCTCCTGCGGTCCCGCGCGCCTGATCGTTATCGACATCGATGCCCATCCTGCCCAACCGCCTGCCCGTAACCGGATCCTGCCCGGCATCCCCATCGCCGACCACGTCGACCTCACCGGCCTGGCCAACGGCTTCCACACCTTGGCCGTCCTGGCCGCACTGCGAGGCCAGCCCAGCCCTGCTGACGACGCCACCACCTTGCGTGTACGAACCCCCTCCGGGGGCTTGCACGTCTGGTACCGGGCGGCTGACAACCGCCGCTGGCAGTCCTCCGTTGGCTCCAGCCCCGGTCGCGCCCTGGCCTGGCAGGTCGACATCCGCGCCCACGGCAGCTACATCGTTGCCCCCGGCACTACCACCAGCCATGGCACCTACACTGCCATCGGGGACGCCCGCGAACCGGCCCCGCTGCCCCCCTGGCTCGCCCAGGAACTTGAGCGCACAGGCCACCTTCCTGCACCCATGACTCCAGTCTCCAAGCCTGTTCCACCCCGAGCACAGCAAGCCGTCCTCGCCGCCGGCGGCTCCAGCCGTAGCGAACATGTTCTCTCCACCGTGCTCGCTCTCGTCAAAGCCTGTGGTCAGGTCCCCGAAGGCGCCGGCTTTTCCGACACCCTTAACCGGGCCGCCTACACGCTTGGCGGCCTTATCGCCGCCGGCCGCCTGTCCCGCACCGAGGCCGTACAAGCCCTACAGGAAACCGCGGCCGCCGCCCGTCCCGGACAGGAACGCCGCATCCAGCAGATCATCCACAGTGGCCTCGCCGCCGGACTCAAAAGGCCCCTCCATGCATCCGGGAGGCGCCCATGA
- a CDS encoding SUKH-4 family immunity protein, whose translation MSQPLPQLPKPEFVLIHVEAPPEVSARIAVDLGETGIPAGLIGYEYRPLSETVFLEGIGERGLVAIATSGLFGRIAVDVATGHVVQIPKIDSARAPRLVNSDLGSFNQCVAAVIARFPFYAASDEDRYEVVAEELRDLISGIDEATLAHNGFWETFCDDVAMGDYEDWDA comes from the coding sequence GTGAGCCAACCTCTGCCGCAGTTGCCGAAGCCCGAGTTCGTCTTGATCCATGTTGAGGCTCCGCCCGAGGTGTCCGCCCGGATTGCTGTCGATCTCGGTGAGACCGGCATTCCGGCCGGGTTGATCGGATACGAGTACCGGCCGCTGAGTGAGACGGTGTTCCTTGAGGGGATCGGTGAGCGGGGGCTGGTCGCCATCGCGACGAGTGGCCTGTTCGGACGCATCGCCGTCGACGTTGCCACTGGTCACGTGGTGCAGATTCCCAAGATCGATTCAGCGAGGGCTCCCCGTCTCGTGAACAGCGATCTCGGCTCCTTCAACCAATGCGTGGCCGCGGTGATCGCGCGCTTCCCGTTCTATGCGGCCAGCGATGAGGACAGGTACGAGGTGGTGGCGGAAGAGCTTCGGGATCTCATCTCCGGCATCGACGAGGCAACTCTCGCGCACAACGGATTCTGGGAGACGTTCTGCGACGACGTGGCGATGGGGGACTACGAGGACTGGGATGCATGA
- a CDS encoding transposase has product MFYSVREYRGRKGEPKGIGWRDLRDLLVRAHIQLGGPIVLVWDNLRMHLVEPLREFIADHADWLTVFQLPSYSPDLNPQEGLWSLVKRDIGNLAAADLGQITRAVKRRLKQIQYHPELVDGCLAGIDLIMDG; this is encoded by the coding sequence ATGTTCTACTCGGTGCGTGAGTACCGGGGCCGCAAGGGCGAGCCGAAGGGCATCGGCTGGCGCGACCTGCGCGACCTGCTGGTCAGGGCCCACATCCAGCTCGGGGGTCCGATCGTGCTCGTGTGGGACAACCTGCGTATGCACCTGGTCGAACCGCTGCGCGAGTTCATCGCCGACCATGCGGACTGGCTCACCGTTTTCCAACTTCCGAGTTACTCGCCGGACTTGAATCCACAAGAGGGTCTCTGGTCGCTGGTCAAGCGCGATATCGGCAACCTCGCCGCAGCCGACCTCGGCCAGATCACCCGTGCCGTCAAGCGCAGGCTCAAGCAGATCCAGTACCACCCCGAGCTGGTCGATGGCTGTCTGGCTGGCATCGACTTGATCATGGATGGCTGA
- a CDS encoding IS3 family transposase (programmed frameshift), with translation MARPSRYPLELRRRAVRMVAEVRDDYPNETAALQAVTDKLGIGSRETLRNWLKQQEIDAGTRPGTTTEESVQLKALKKEIAELKRANEILKAAAKFLRGRARPATPALVAFIGEHRDRFGGVEPICRTLTEHDCKIALSTYYAYKKRLAAPSARTVRDTELKELIRQVYTDNYRVYGARKIWRELNRQGHEVARCTVERLMRELGIAGAVRGKKVITTVPDQQAGRAPDRVDRDFVATAPNRCWVADFTHVATWAGVVYVAFVVDTFSRRIVGWSAATSKETQLVLDALEMALWQRDRDERPHIRGELIHHSDAGSQYTSFKLAEHLDAAGIAASIGSVGDAYDNALMENTIGLFKTELIKPQRPWKTLSQVELATAEWVDCYRHRRLHGEIGHVPPVEYETNYYTELTKPQVTPTI, from the exons ATGGCACGACCTTCCCGTTACCCGCTTGAGCTCCGCCGTCGTGCGGTGCGCATGGTCGCCGAGGTGCGCGACGACTACCCGAACGAGACGGCCGCCCTGCAGGCGGTCACCGACAAGCTCGGCATCGGCTCCCGCGAGACACTGCGGAACTGGCTGAAGCAGCAGGAGATCGACGCGGGGACACGGCCGGGGACGACGACGGAGGAATCGGTCCAGCTCAAGGCGCTGAAGAAGGAGATCGCCGAGCTGAAGCGGGCGAACGAGATCCTGAAGGCGGCGGCGA AGTTTCTTCGCGGCCGAGCTCGACCGGCCACACCTGCGCTCGTAGCGTTCATCGGCGAGCACCGGGACCGCTTCGGCGGGGTCGAGCCGATCTGCAGGACGCTCACCGAGCACGACTGCAAGATCGCCCTTTCCACCTACTACGCCTACAAGAAACGACTGGCCGCCCCGTCCGCTCGTACCGTGCGGGACACGGAACTCAAGGAGCTGATCCGGCAGGTCTACACCGACAACTACCGTGTCTACGGGGCACGGAAGATCTGGCGGGAACTGAACCGGCAGGGTCATGAGGTGGCCCGCTGCACCGTGGAGCGGCTGATGCGCGAGCTGGGCATCGCCGGCGCCGTCCGCGGCAAGAAGGTCATCACTACGGTCCCGGACCAGCAAGCCGGGCGGGCACCGGACCGGGTGGACCGCGACTTCGTCGCCACGGCACCGAACCGCTGCTGGGTCGCGGATTTCACGCACGTGGCGACCTGGGCCGGGGTGGTCTACGTCGCCTTCGTCGTGGACACCTTCTCCCGCCGTATCGTCGGCTGGTCCGCCGCGACGTCGAAGGAGACCCAGCTCGTCCTGGACGCTCTGGAGATGGCGCTGTGGCAGCGCGACCGCGATGAACGCCCCCACATTCGGGGCGAGTTGATACACCACAGCGATGCGGGCAGCCAATACACCAGTTTCAAGCTGGCCGAACACCTCGACGCGGCCGGCATCGCGGCCTCGATCGGCTCCGTCGGCGACGCCTACGACAACGCCCTGATGGAGAACACGATCGGCCTGTTCAAAACCGAGTTGATCAAGCCACAGCGACCCTGGAAGACACTCTCCCAGGTCGAGCTGGCCACCGCCGAGTGGGTCGACTGCTACCGCCACCGACGCCTGCACGGTGAGATAGGCCACGTCCCACCCGTTGAGTACGAGACCAACTACTACACGGAACTCACGAAACCACAGGTCACACCCACAATCTGA
- a CDS encoding IS3 family transposase (programmed frameshift) — protein sequence MPKPYPKEFREDIVRVARNREPGVTLEQIAADFGVRPITLSKWLRRADTDEGARPAAASGESAQLREARKRIRLLEQENEVLRRAAAYLSQANLPKMMYPLVRELAVAAAPHRVPVAVTCRVLGLARQPYYRWLTRPVTDAEMAEAYRANALFDAHRDDPEFGHRFLLDEARAAGEAMAERTAWRICRDNGWWSAFGKRRGRGKNAKAGPPVHDDLVRRNFTTDGPNRLWLTDITEHPTGEGKLYLCAIKDVYSGRIVGYSIDARMKSSLAVRALESAVARRGQVAGCIVHSDRGSQFRSRKFVSVVVRHNMVGSMGRVGAAGDNAAMESFFALLQKNVLDRRAWATRQELRIAIVTWIERTYHRRRRQRRLARLTPVEYETIMTPAAALAA from the exons GTGCCCAAGCCGTATCCGAAGGAGTTCCGCGAGGACATCGTGCGGGTCGCGCGTAACCGCGAGCCCGGCGTCACGCTGGAACAGATCGCCGCCGACTTCGGCGTCCGCCCGATCACTCTGTCGAAGTGGCTGCGCCGTGCCGACACCGACGAGGGCGCCAGGCCGGCAGCGGCGTCGGGTGAGTCGGCCCAGCTGCGCGAGGCCCGCAAGCGCATCCGGCTGCTGGAGCAGGAGAACGAGGTCCTCAGAAGGGCAGCGGCGTATCTATCGCAGGCGAACCTGCCG AAAATGATGTACCCGCTCGTCCGCGAGCTGGCCGTCGCCGCTGCCCCTCACCGGGTGCCGGTGGCGGTGACGTGCCGGGTGCTCGGGCTGGCCCGCCAGCCCTACTACCGGTGGCTGACCAGACCGGTCACCGACGCCGAGATGGCCGAGGCATACCGGGCCAACGCCCTGTTCGACGCGCACCGCGACGATCCAGAGTTCGGCCACCGCTTCCTGCTCGACGAGGCCCGCGCCGCCGGCGAGGCGATGGCCGAGCGGACCGCCTGGCGGATCTGCCGGGACAACGGCTGGTGGAGCGCCTTCGGCAAGCGAAGAGGCCGCGGCAAGAACGCCAAAGCCGGGCCACCGGTCCACGATGACCTGGTGCGGCGGAACTTCACCACCGACGGGCCGAACCGGTTGTGGCTGACAGACATCACCGAGCACCCAACCGGCGAGGGCAAGCTGTATCTGTGTGCCATCAAGGACGTGTACTCCGGCCGCATCGTGGGCTATTCCATCGACGCCCGAATGAAATCCAGCCTCGCGGTGAGAGCCCTTGAATCCGCAGTGGCCCGTCGCGGCCAGGTCGCCGGATGCATTGTTCATTCCGACCGCGGGTCGCAGTTCCGCTCACGGAAGTTCGTGTCCGTTGTCGTACGTCACAACATGGTCGGCTCCATGGGCCGGGTCGGTGCGGCCGGCGACAACGCGGCCATGGAGAGCTTCTTCGCGCTGCTGCAGAAGAACGTCCTCGACCGCCGTGCCTGGGCCACCCGCCAGGAACTGCGGATCGCGATCGTCACCTGGATCGAGCGCACCTACCACCGACGCCGGCGTCAAAGACGCCTGGCCCGATTGACCCCCGTCGAGTACGAGACCATCATGACCCCAGCCGCAGCCTTGGCTGCATAA
- a CDS encoding class I SAM-dependent methyltransferase: MSAGDWLADTRTSYDTVAASYAELTRHILDESPEERAILALFADLVRAQGGGLVADVGCGTGRITGHLRELGLDAFGIDLSPGMIDVARRHHPGVRFDLGSMTDLTLDDASVTGLVAWYSLIHIPDDEISSVLAHFRRVLRPGGLLLLSFHVGDESRLKTEGYGGHPMKVYVHRRQHDQTIAWLNEAGFSVETHKTLTSAESKLGGIILARRQP, from the coding sequence CTGAGCGCAGGTGACTGGCTGGCGGATACGCGGACGTCTTATGACACCGTCGCTGCAAGTTACGCAGAGCTGACACGTCATATTTTGGACGAATCGCCGGAAGAACGTGCGATCTTGGCCTTGTTTGCCGACCTGGTGCGTGCCCAAGGCGGCGGGCTGGTCGCGGACGTGGGGTGCGGGACAGGCAGGATCACAGGCCACCTGCGGGAGCTGGGCCTGGACGCGTTCGGCATCGATCTGTCACCGGGGATGATCGATGTGGCCCGTCGCCACCACCCTGGGGTGCGGTTCGATCTCGGTTCCATGACGGACCTGACCTTGGACGACGCCTCGGTGACTGGGCTGGTCGCCTGGTACTCACTGATTCACATTCCTGACGACGAGATCAGCTCGGTTCTTGCGCACTTCCGTCGAGTGCTTCGGCCTGGTGGGCTGTTGCTGCTCAGCTTCCATGTCGGCGATGAGTCGCGGTTGAAGACTGAGGGCTATGGCGGGCACCCGATGAAGGTCTATGTCCATCGCCGGCAGCATGACCAGACGATTGCGTGGCTTAACGAAGCTGGCTTCTCCGTCGAGACGCACAAGACTCTCACCTCGGCCGAGAGCAAGTTGGGAGGGATCATCCTCGCGCGTCGTCAACCTTGA
- a CDS encoding transposase, producing MTDAEWAAIGPLLPVPAWLQGRGGRPEGYCHRQLLDAIRYLVAGGISWRAMPADFPGWGRVYAFFRRWREHGLITEFHDRLRGKVREREGREAEPTAGIIDAQSVRAAATVPAASRGYDGGKKVPGRKRHIVTDTLGLLLVVCVRRRRAVHGRPLPA from the coding sequence ATGACGGACGCGGAGTGGGCGGCCATCGGGCCGTTGCTGCCGGTGCCGGCCTGGCTCCAGGGGCGGGGTGGACGGCCCGAGGGCTACTGTCACCGGCAGCTGCTGGACGCGATCCGTTACCTGGTCGCGGGCGGGATCTCCTGGCGGGCGATGCCCGCGGACTTCCCCGGCTGGGGCCGGGTTTACGCCTTCTTCCGCCGCTGGCGCGAGCACGGGCTGATCACAGAGTTCCACGACCGGCTGCGCGGGAAGGTCCGTGAGCGCGAAGGCCGTGAGGCCGAGCCCACGGCGGGAATCATCGACGCGCAGTCGGTGCGTGCCGCCGCGACGGTGCCGGCCGCCTCACGCGGCTACGACGGCGGGAAGAAGGTGCCGGGCCGCAAACGGCACATCGTGACCGACACCCTCGGTCTGCTCCTGGTCGTCTGCGTACGACGACGGCGCGCTGTCCACGGACGACCCCTCCCGGCATGA